A window of Aliarcobacter trophiarum LMG 25534 contains these coding sequences:
- the mog gene encoding molybdopterin adenylyltransferase — MIAKIGIITTSDRASAGVYEDLSGKAIIDTLNLYLKSHWEPVYRCISDDRKTIEDNLIDLIDNEKCCLVVTTGGTGPAQRDVTPEATEAVCDRMMPGFGELMRSVSLQYVPTAILSRQTAGLRGSSLIVNLPGKPKSIKECLDAVFPAIPYCIDIMEGPYLETNEEIIKAFRPKK; from the coding sequence ATGATTGCAAAAATTGGAATAATTACAACAAGTGATAGAGCAAGTGCTGGAGTTTATGAAGATTTATCAGGAAAAGCTATTATAGATACTTTAAATCTTTATTTAAAATCTCATTGGGAACCTGTTTATAGATGTATTAGTGATGATAGAAAAACAATAGAAGATAATCTAATAGATTTAATTGATAATGAAAAGTGTTGTTTAGTTGTAACAACAGGTGGAACAGGACCAGCACAAAGAGATGTAACTCCAGAAGCCACAGAAGCCGTTTGTGATAGAATGATGCCAGGTTTTGGAGAACTTATGAGAAGTGTAAGTTTACAATATGTTCCAACTGCTATTTTATCAAGACAAACAGCAGGTCTTAGAGGAAGCTCTTTGATAGTAAATCTTCCAGGAAAACCAAAATCTATTAAAGAGTGTTTAGATGCAGTTTTTCCAGCAATTCCATACTGTATAGATATTATGGAAGGTCCATATTTAGAGACAAATGAAGAGATTATAAAAGCTTTTAGACCAAAAAAGTAG
- a CDS encoding TIGR01777 family oxidoreductase has protein sequence MKTILISGGSGFVGQSLFNFFKNQNYDVNILSREILKDSKKLDEFIQNSDILINLSGANIINRWSEKYKKLLYKSRIDTTKTLVESIKRVEKKPKMFISTSAVGIYDNKSKYDENGSLGDDFLSKLCQDWEKEALKAKNTTTKVSVFRFGIVLGKSGGAFKKMITPFKLGLGGIIGNGKQHFSYIHIEDLLEAYKYIIKNEFDGIFNLTAPIPTTNYEFTKTLGKVLNRATIFTIPEFILKLIFSEGAKVLSDGQSAVPKKLLDLGFEFKYKNIEDSLKSLVK, from the coding sequence ATGAAAACAATTTTAATATCAGGTGGAAGTGGTTTTGTAGGACAAAGTTTATTTAACTTTTTTAAAAATCAAAATTACGACGTTAATATTTTAAGCAGAGAAATTTTAAAAGATAGTAAAAAACTGGATGAATTTATTCAAAATAGTGATATTTTAATAAATTTAAGTGGAGCAAATATTATAAATAGATGGAGTGAAAAATATAAAAAATTACTCTATAAAAGTAGAATTGATACAACAAAGACTTTAGTAGAATCTATAAAAAGAGTTGAAAAAAAGCCAAAAATGTTTATATCAACTTCGGCTGTTGGAATTTATGATAATAAATCAAAATATGATGAAAATGGCTCTTTAGGAGATGATTTTTTATCAAAACTTTGTCAAGATTGGGAAAAAGAGGCATTAAAAGCAAAAAATACTACTACAAAAGTATCAGTTTTTAGATTTGGAATAGTTTTAGGAAAAAGTGGAGGAGCTTTTAAAAAGATGATTACTCCTTTTAAACTAGGGCTTGGTGGAATTATTGGAAATGGAAAACAGCATTTCTCATATATTCATATAGAAGATTTGCTAGAAGCTTATAAATATATAATAAAAAATGAATTTGATGGTATTTTTAATCTTACAGCTCCAATTCCTACAACAAACTATGAATTTACAAAGACTCTAGGAAAAGTTTTAAATAGAGCTACAATTTTTACTATTCCTGAATTTATTTTAAAATTAATATTTAGTGAAGGTGCAAAAGTATTAAGTGATGGACAAAGTGCAGTTCCCAAGAAACTTCTTGATTTGGGCTTTGAGTTTAAATATAAAAATATAGAAGATAGTTTAAAAAGTTTAGTAAAATGA